A window of the Bacteroides thetaiotaomicron VPI-5482 genome harbors these coding sequences:
- a CDS encoding helix-turn-helix domain-containing protein, which produces MKLNRIKAVLSEKGISQTWLAKRLDKSFSMVNAYACNRIQPNLDTLQLIAEILQVDLKYLITDKKDR; this is translated from the coding sequence ATGAAGTTGAATAGAATTAAGGCTGTTTTATCCGAAAAAGGTATTTCTCAAACATGGCTGGCAAAGAGACTTGATAAAAGTTTTAGTATGGTCAATGCCTATGCTTGTAATCGGATTCAGCCTAATTTAGATACTTTGCAACTGATCGCTGAGATATTACAAGTAGACCTTAAGTATTTGATAACCGACAAAAAGGATAGGTGA
- a CDS encoding toll/interleukin-1 receptor domain-containing protein yields MQSTVAFISHRSTHKDFVRKIVDTVKRDNCIVDEFDFYPATKTVNEIVRNLNFAPIFVLLISKDALESDWIKLEMSKARQLYDTGVIREFMPFIIEEGVKLEELPSWMTRDWSLNIKTITSPKIIGQFIIETQRKIRCVGNNAYGNWINTFIGRSNELDEFQRAMYDSVYMPHRSLIVSGKPGSGRTRFIQKCIQDSSGLSFIPEGFQIKLPQKTYLDNFILQLHEGLGFSKASYEDILKLDHEHQITKCVSYINQIINAHSFLLIEDEMSFVSYDGTISEWGKEIISHPAMIDSLKIFISSRVKPRYSELRAYPQIIHINLSGFTKDERKRLFVNCCRYYNVQLNDSDVDFFVDRLQSSPQQLEQAVREIKDKNVRFAKKDIKNLIAIGDEVFSRVISWFKGDETALTLAKVLAEVDMISFDLLEQLYEEDYPKIEQLVNNFESLSILDFYGPGGNNISLDGGVSDYIRRSKLDLDPIMKTRIEEIIFNKIDTAEDDLGELSIFLHDLRKQLLSGKGFAYVMPSIVISTVIDLYNQGSYDSVKDICLHALEHCSSYTEEPLQELYYRLCQVLARMKDRIFFTYIDKIKDKGSKDFLYGFYYRYKEDYSKAEEYLLKALDFNSNMQIARRELVNVYLNQEKYTKALPLAKENYNRKSTNSYHIEAYFRCLLNHYPWNTETEDTLNRLLKEMEENFSKRKDELLASMQLEYFIKSRNHTKEEIKEKIQETLIVYPNSPQVYRIKEEFERDKSRFCKSCNC; encoded by the coding sequence ATGCAATCAACCGTAGCATTCATATCTCATAGAAGTACTCATAAGGATTTTGTTAGAAAAATAGTTGACACAGTAAAACGAGACAATTGCATTGTTGACGAGTTCGATTTTTATCCAGCGACAAAAACGGTAAATGAAATAGTTAGAAATCTAAACTTTGCGCCGATTTTTGTATTACTAATTTCTAAAGATGCCCTTGAGTCTGATTGGATTAAATTAGAAATGTCAAAAGCTCGACAACTTTATGACACAGGTGTTATTAGAGAGTTTATGCCTTTTATAATTGAAGAAGGAGTAAAGTTAGAAGAGTTACCTTCATGGATGACTCGTGACTGGAGTTTAAATATAAAAACAATAACATCCCCCAAAATTATAGGTCAGTTTATTATTGAAACACAACGAAAAATTCGTTGTGTCGGGAATAATGCATATGGCAATTGGATAAATACGTTTATTGGCCGTAGTAATGAATTAGATGAGTTTCAAAGAGCGATGTACGACAGTGTGTATATGCCTCATCGTTCTTTAATTGTCTCGGGAAAACCGGGAAGTGGGCGTACTAGATTTATCCAAAAATGTATTCAGGACAGTAGCGGACTATCATTTATCCCTGAAGGATTTCAGATAAAACTACCTCAAAAAACATATTTAGACAACTTTATACTTCAATTGCACGAAGGCTTGGGCTTTAGTAAAGCATCATATGAGGATATTCTTAAATTAGATCATGAACATCAAATTACTAAATGTGTATCTTATATTAATCAGATAATCAACGCTCATTCATTCTTACTAATTGAAGATGAGATGAGTTTTGTATCATATGACGGAACTATTTCTGAATGGGGTAAAGAAATTATATCCCATCCTGCCATGATAGACTCGTTAAAGATATTTATAAGTAGTAGGGTTAAGCCTAGATATTCTGAGTTGAGAGCATATCCCCAGATAATTCATATAAATCTTTCTGGGTTTACAAAAGATGAACGCAAACGTCTTTTTGTAAATTGCTGTCGTTATTATAATGTTCAACTAAATGATAGTGATGTCGATTTTTTTGTGGATCGTCTTCAGTCCTCTCCCCAACAACTAGAACAGGCAGTTCGAGAAATTAAAGATAAGAACGTAAGATTTGCTAAGAAAGACATTAAAAACCTGATTGCAATAGGAGATGAAGTCTTTTCCAGAGTTATTAGTTGGTTTAAAGGAGATGAGACTGCTCTTACTTTAGCAAAAGTGCTTGCTGAAGTTGATATGATCAGTTTCGATTTACTCGAACAATTATATGAGGAAGATTATCCTAAAATAGAACAGCTCGTAAATAATTTTGAATCTTTGTCTATTTTAGATTTTTACGGTCCTGGAGGCAATAATATTAGTTTGGACGGTGGCGTTTCAGATTATATACGTAGAAGTAAATTAGATTTAGATCCTATAATGAAAACCCGTATTGAAGAAATAATCTTCAATAAAATAGATACGGCAGAAGATGATCTAGGAGAATTATCAATATTTTTACATGACTTGCGGAAGCAGTTGCTGTCTGGCAAAGGTTTTGCGTATGTCATGCCGTCTATCGTTATAAGTACAGTCATTGATCTTTATAATCAGGGTAGCTATGATTCAGTAAAAGATATTTGTTTGCATGCTTTGGAACATTGTTCAAGTTATACAGAGGAACCTCTGCAAGAATTGTACTATAGGTTGTGCCAAGTTTTAGCTCGTATGAAAGATAGAATTTTCTTTACATACATTGACAAAATTAAAGATAAAGGTAGTAAAGATTTTCTGTATGGATTTTACTATCGCTATAAAGAGGACTATTCCAAGGCCGAGGAGTATCTCCTTAAGGCTTTAGATTTTAATTCTAATATGCAAATTGCAAGACGAGAGTTAGTGAATGTTTATCTGAATCAAGAAAAATATACTAAAGCCCTTCCTTTGGCAAAAGAGAATTATAATCGTAAATCGACCAATTCTTATCATATAGAAGCATATTTTCGTTGTTTATTAAATCATTATCCTTGGAATACAGAAACTGAAGATACACTTAATCGCCTCCTTAAGGAGATGGAAGAGAATTTTAGTAAACGTAAGGATGAACTTTTAGCATCAATGCAATTAGAATACTTTATTAAATCTAGAAACCACACTAAGGAAGAAATAAAAGAAAAGATACAAGAAACGTTAATTGTTTATCCTAACTCGCCCCAAGTTTATAGAATTAAAGAAGAATTCGAAAGAGACAAAAGTAGATTTTGTAAAAGTTGTAATTGCTAA
- a CDS encoding SWIM zinc finger family protein, which produces MTDTISYQYAAPSVLQRSSDQDELFLAKYSEIEKKEAPCFFWGKLTQPYMTARCLIALSNVVQSSFNLTPAQLSMLKDPIVTAGNERLRFEGFSNCAGVYARVDVLPDGHDGEFLENGTTNVDFNAGMISALGSISKQEKVVMSVGPKEVGLYNKGEKVIERKVPLPVKWIKGLTTVQIYQSVAERMYSFNRIQTLQLFQTLPKGTVKCDYYLVMRGQKPAFSPVKSLNAVCIGGVHRLRLLEPLLPFADELRVFVHPTMQSTIWQLYFGPVRFSLSLSRECWRGFSGEGAALDALLEDVPEKWIAAMDKYSYANQQFNPTLFAIEEHIDLDKVDSLSARLAAMGLLGFDLDDNSFFYRRLPFKTERILSLNPRMIAAEKLLEEEKVEIISNDGNRTEARVAGSGGVRHTVILDRESEKERCTCTWFSGNQGERGACKHILAVKKRVQWKN; this is translated from the coding sequence ATGACTGATACTATTTCATATCAATACGCTGCTCCGTCTGTCTTACAACGTTCGTCTGATCAGGACGAATTATTTCTGGCAAAATACAGTGAAATAGAAAAGAAAGAAGCTCCCTGTTTCTTTTGGGGGAAGCTGACACAACCTTATATGACGGCACGCTGCCTCATTGCGTTGTCCAACGTGGTACAATCCAGTTTTAATCTGACTCCTGCCCAGCTTTCCATGCTGAAAGACCCGATTGTGACGGCAGGAAATGAACGTTTACGCTTCGAAGGATTTTCGAATTGTGCAGGCGTATATGCCAGAGTCGATGTACTGCCCGACGGACACGACGGAGAGTTCCTGGAGAACGGAACAACGAATGTTGACTTCAATGCCGGTATGATTTCTGCACTGGGAAGCATCAGCAAACAAGAAAAAGTAGTGATGTCAGTCGGACCTAAGGAGGTAGGGCTTTACAATAAAGGTGAAAAAGTAATAGAACGCAAAGTACCGCTGCCCGTAAAATGGATAAAGGGGCTGACCACGGTACAGATTTACCAGTCTGTTGCCGAACGGATGTATTCATTCAATCGTATACAGACTTTGCAACTCTTTCAGACACTCCCCAAAGGAACCGTGAAATGTGACTATTATTTGGTGATGCGCGGACAAAAACCTGCCTTTTCACCGGTGAAAAGTCTGAATGCCGTTTGTATCGGAGGGGTACATCGTCTGCGCCTGCTCGAACCCCTGTTGCCGTTTGCTGACGAGCTGAGAGTCTTTGTCCATCCGACGATGCAATCGACCATTTGGCAACTCTATTTCGGTCCGGTTCGTTTCAGCCTTTCCCTGTCGCGGGAATGCTGGCGCGGATTCTCCGGAGAAGGTGCGGCATTGGACGCCCTGCTTGAAGACGTCCCGGAGAAATGGATAGCAGCGATGGATAAATACAGTTACGCCAACCAGCAGTTCAACCCCACTCTTTTCGCTATTGAGGAGCACATTGATCTCGATAAGGTGGATTCTCTGTCTGCACGACTGGCAGCTATGGGGTTACTGGGCTTCGATCTGGATGATAATAGTTTCTTTTATCGTCGCCTGCCCTTTAAGACAGAGCGTATCCTGAGCCTCAATCCGCGTATGATAGCTGCCGAGAAGCTATTGGAAGAAGAGAAAGTGGAAATTATATCAAATGACGGAAATCGGACCGAAGCACGTGTCGCTGGGAGCGGAGGAGTAAGACATACGGTTATTCTGGACAGGGAAAGTGAGAAAGAACGCTGCACCTGTACCTGGTTTAGCGGCAATCAGGGAGAACGGGGAGCCTGCAAACATATTTTAGCAGTCAAAAAACGAGTACAATGGAAGAACTGA
- a CDS encoding DUF6493 family protein — translation MEELKHELEKLAKTYVDTPEKEEKILIPFIKRLLELPMKERRKVIPTIGELQYERGEGWMTCCDPARRRFLAAIEFISANKREMTMAYEIDFELLCKLLQLYRPTWLSDFINGDHSFYSFNLNYQELMQLVDLGYIKELSPKLLGQMVPWQIRIRSSNSKEEETFDSSPLLKREITLKEHIWYVFEYESNLGYLDDCAKRAYKEGITVQDESFSAILYRFSLDGHLDRNRLLRATLSTFNRSFKKDMVNWFAGLFEELQPRAEELISLQEEIMQVFTSPYTKPVNVMLQQLKKIASEGGFRYQEFIERATTLFFSSPKNSLLTIYSIFEQIVAGHPEMKEACCIPLCQLFLKKDESLQKKAASFISKYGDASSSTLQETLLSYQSEMFQSVQDILVSFMKQPAEETGLPETTFQEKVRICREDNRIPFPANKEDFLFQLSRLFDMDESWETDTTIAALIAFHPQLDEEDFSRMEPVFQRAANIIINSWAVYENFLATFLLEYQRLWTQKDTANQGFLSKIFARLEERLKGIDANRGAYDERAFKRLADWQPTYSNRTCFEPIKQLWLEVIRKIKKGDSLPLLSTPTHSPAYIQATELVRRLAVYQEANAKPCSWDFQLAIARCALEDKEEAIAVARQLLNNEYLHLCLFLLDKGTQPEPPYNHPSAWLAAGLVKEPDTEFEAFKNFSCNTLPHNYLTGNYGWKEPAQKENQYAADVRLLQLDFYKWHEYAEHNSHQLWQEHLIINSRYNIGDSDYMERLFSFFPNQPEPLVAQIINCYMDFGSPQEESKRSVANALRMLLSFHCPLREMSLLLLGGGLLFTDKTVRSYAAELWVEGIANNRIDNHRLGEIVARIINMGIVPLKRFTTEVYESIYKRSAFHNQQLEELLTVLIGGLPDNPVTGQKQLLELYAEVLRMNGHCVTDDKVRERLEMWKKNANLKKVVTALER, via the coding sequence ATGGAAGAACTGAAACACGAATTGGAGAAACTAGCCAAAACTTATGTGGATACTCCGGAGAAAGAAGAAAAGATATTGATTCCTTTTATCAAGCGATTATTAGAACTCCCGATGAAAGAAAGACGGAAAGTGATTCCAACTATCGGAGAACTGCAATATGAAAGAGGAGAAGGTTGGATGACTTGCTGCGACCCTGCCCGAAGGCGTTTTCTTGCCGCAATTGAGTTTATAAGTGCCAATAAACGTGAGATGACCATGGCATACGAAATAGATTTTGAGCTACTCTGCAAACTGCTCCAGCTTTACCGCCCCACTTGGTTATCCGACTTCATTAATGGTGATCACTCATTCTATAGCTTCAACCTAAACTATCAAGAACTCATGCAGCTCGTAGATTTGGGGTATATAAAAGAGCTTTCTCCGAAGCTCTTGGGACAAATGGTCCCCTGGCAGATCAGAATAAGATCTTCCAACAGCAAAGAAGAAGAGACTTTCGACAGCAGCCCACTGCTGAAACGGGAAATCACCTTAAAAGAGCATATTTGGTACGTCTTCGAATATGAATCAAATCTCGGCTACCTGGACGATTGCGCCAAGCGTGCTTATAAAGAAGGGATTACGGTGCAGGACGAAAGTTTCAGCGCAATTCTCTATCGTTTCTCGCTCGACGGACATCTGGACAGAAACCGGCTTCTGCGAGCAACACTTTCCACCTTCAACCGAAGTTTTAAAAAAGACATGGTAAATTGGTTTGCCGGACTCTTTGAAGAATTGCAGCCAAGGGCGGAAGAACTCATATCCCTGCAAGAAGAAATCATGCAAGTGTTCACCTCTCCATACACCAAACCGGTGAATGTGATGTTACAGCAATTAAAAAAGATTGCTTCCGAAGGCGGGTTCCGCTATCAGGAGTTTATCGAGCGTGCGACTACTCTTTTCTTTTCCAGCCCCAAAAACTCACTGCTTACTATTTATTCCATTTTTGAGCAGATCGTTGCCGGGCACCCCGAAATGAAAGAAGCGTGTTGCATCCCACTCTGCCAACTATTCCTGAAGAAAGATGAAAGCCTGCAAAAGAAAGCTGCCAGCTTTATATCAAAGTACGGAGACGCATCCTCTTCTACATTGCAAGAGACATTGCTATCTTACCAATCCGAGATGTTCCAGAGCGTACAGGATATACTTGTTTCTTTCATGAAGCAGCCTGCGGAAGAAACTGGCCTTCCCGAAACAACCTTCCAAGAAAAGGTTCGTATTTGTCGGGAAGACAACCGTATCCCGTTTCCTGCCAATAAAGAAGATTTTCTGTTCCAGCTCAGCCGCCTGTTCGACATGGATGAAAGTTGGGAAACAGACACAACGATTGCCGCCCTCATCGCCTTCCATCCCCAGTTGGATGAAGAAGATTTCAGCCGGATGGAGCCTGTATTCCAACGGGCAGCCAACATCATTATCAACAGTTGGGCAGTATACGAGAACTTTCTTGCCACTTTCCTGCTGGAATATCAACGTTTATGGACACAAAAAGACACTGCCAACCAAGGATTCCTAAGTAAAATCTTCGCACGCCTGGAAGAAAGACTCAAAGGAATAGACGCAAACAGAGGAGCCTACGACGAACGTGCTTTCAAGCGTCTTGCAGACTGGCAGCCAACTTACAGCAATAGAACCTGTTTTGAACCTATCAAACAATTGTGGCTGGAAGTAATCCGTAAAATCAAAAAAGGCGACTCATTACCTTTACTCTCTACTCCGACACATAGCCCGGCATACATCCAGGCCACCGAACTTGTACGACGGCTCGCCGTTTATCAGGAAGCGAATGCAAAGCCTTGTTCATGGGACTTTCAGCTGGCCATAGCACGCTGCGCTTTAGAAGACAAGGAAGAAGCCATTGCTGTCGCCCGACAATTATTAAATAATGAATATCTGCATCTTTGTCTCTTTTTATTAGATAAAGGGACGCAGCCCGAACCACCGTACAATCATCCATCTGCCTGGCTTGCAGCCGGACTGGTGAAAGAGCCGGATACTGAATTCGAAGCATTCAAAAACTTCTCCTGCAACACGCTGCCCCACAATTACCTGACAGGAAATTACGGCTGGAAAGAACCGGCACAGAAAGAAAATCAATATGCAGCAGATGTACGTCTGCTCCAGCTCGATTTCTACAAGTGGCATGAGTATGCAGAACACAACAGCCACCAGCTTTGGCAAGAACATCTGATCATCAACAGCAGATACAATATAGGCGATTCCGACTATATGGAACGTCTGTTCAGCTTCTTCCCCAACCAACCGGAACCACTGGTTGCACAAATCATCAACTGCTACATGGACTTCGGTTCACCGCAGGAAGAGAGCAAACGCAGTGTAGCCAATGCTTTACGTATGTTATTGTCTTTTCACTGTCCGCTCCGGGAGATGAGTTTACTGTTGCTGGGCGGAGGCCTGCTTTTTACTGACAAAACCGTCCGTTCATACGCTGCGGAGCTATGGGTGGAAGGCATCGCTAACAACAGAATAGACAATCACCGGTTAGGAGAAATAGTAGCACGAATTATCAATATGGGCATTGTTCCGCTAAAACGCTTCACCACAGAAGTGTATGAAAGCATATACAAACGAAGCGCCTTTCACAATCAACAACTGGAAGAGTTACTCACTGTATTGATCGGCGGATTGCCCGACAATCCGGTCACCGGACAAAAACAGTTACTCGAACTCTACGCGGAAGTGCTTCGCATGAACGGTCATTGCGTAACTGACGACAAAGTCCGCGAGCGCCTGGAAATGTGGAAAAAGAATGCTAATCTGAAAAAAGTAGTTACGGCATTAGAGAGGTGA
- a CDS encoding DUF6493 family protein: MTALETQLTEIVEKEQGQKIIPFLQKLTQEERESLIPCLSRLEEYYNKFVQLEERTYGTRATSGQHHIIDLAALVIFPLKEFRKHEWGINTAHLNEIAAWHIPTWLDSYFVEGEGKEFGGFYNMDYEILMDWIERGILTISPSPQTIAGYLVNYIHTTPVLEKRDITINEHIWYLFEYDCGQNWHANPAKGYPYYTFQHFTENGKLDRMRVLKESLLAINRNFNKNLCSWFAGMFTALSPSVEEQLTLQPEMLAALSSPHSRPINIILGLLKNLCSHPRFLTDDFLDQTTVLFASDVKAVHQNTLGVLSKLAKEKKEYRDTICCAAAQGLMSRDESTQNKIVKLIQTFGETESPTLKEALSAYAETMLTSTKKELAAYLKDNVSDALSTDKVLLTTLDEQASVASFDYEPMPPILREDNRIQEITSIEDLIFLASQILDSNELYHFDLFLNALVEWNEQLEAKHITQWTPVLQRAYKLLINGGSSRNGILDSMMATFLIDYAKLLIKRFPVEAKELSTLHEKMVQKDELQKGQWRYRNLQRITIRQKSNKRTEFPIHKQLLYRTLDLLESNENRLPMLSTPTHMPAFIDPIVLIKRLGQYQQANAEPDDIDMQIALSRMALNNYPSQDFPTVLQELKGEYQSLFSFLIGAKDAVPQAPFAHPSWWMTAGLIKSPETVYTEFKDFSYSKSSREFLTGNFSWWTFQTPHSYTDYHNKVVNWTSSTLSFNVPEGENIHIVNKGKYDERVSYHSYDPHPLLVEMYSQIERYDDIQNDLPRLVWLAPNTPEPLFVWCIRCAIYDPMLNEVREVGITQATIEALHQLRHEWHETSYLLEASCMLVADKTSRSYAAGIWTDRVNTGCIDSARIGRILGSHQRTGWGPLKRLTDLIQQQMINVSPLHNRELELLLTSLIAELPEQPVKELKKLLEIYSELLSVNNSRVTDERILQLLEIWKNTANLKKVIVSINR, translated from the coding sequence ATGACTGCACTAGAAACACAGCTTACCGAGATAGTAGAAAAAGAGCAAGGGCAGAAGATCATTCCTTTTCTTCAGAAACTGACACAGGAGGAGCGGGAGAGCCTCATTCCCTGCCTCAGCCGATTGGAAGAATACTATAATAAGTTTGTCCAGCTGGAAGAAAGGACATACGGTACGCGTGCCACGTCGGGACAGCATCACATTATTGATCTTGCCGCCCTTGTGATTTTTCCCCTCAAGGAATTTCGCAAACACGAATGGGGGATAAACACAGCGCATCTGAACGAGATAGCTGCATGGCATATTCCCACGTGGCTGGATAGTTATTTCGTTGAAGGTGAAGGTAAGGAGTTTGGCGGTTTTTACAATATGGACTACGAGATATTGATGGACTGGATAGAAAGGGGTATTCTCACCATTTCCCCCTCTCCGCAGACGATAGCAGGTTATCTGGTTAACTATATCCACACTACCCCCGTATTAGAAAAGCGGGATATTACAATCAACGAGCACATCTGGTATTTGTTTGAATATGACTGCGGGCAAAACTGGCACGCCAATCCGGCCAAAGGATATCCTTATTATACATTCCAACACTTCACCGAGAACGGAAAGCTAGACCGTATGCGTGTACTGAAAGAGTCTTTGCTGGCAATCAACCGGAACTTTAACAAGAACCTGTGCAGCTGGTTTGCCGGTATGTTTACGGCACTCAGCCCCAGCGTTGAAGAACAACTGACATTACAGCCGGAGATGCTTGCCGCACTATCTTCTCCCCATAGCCGTCCGATAAATATCATCCTCGGTCTTCTGAAGAATCTGTGCAGCCATCCCCGGTTCCTGACAGATGATTTTCTGGATCAGACCACTGTCCTCTTCGCTTCGGACGTAAAAGCTGTCCATCAAAACACGCTGGGAGTTCTCAGTAAACTGGCGAAAGAGAAAAAAGAATATCGTGATACCATCTGTTGCGCTGCCGCACAAGGGTTGATGAGTCGCGACGAATCTACTCAGAACAAGATAGTGAAACTGATTCAGACATTTGGAGAAACAGAGTCGCCCACATTGAAAGAAGCACTCTCTGCTTATGCAGAAACAATGCTGACCAGCACTAAAAAAGAGTTGGCAGCTTATCTGAAAGACAATGTTTCAGATGCTTTATCTACCGATAAAGTCTTGCTGACTACTCTTGACGAGCAGGCAAGTGTCGCCTCCTTCGACTATGAACCGATGCCACCCATCCTTCGGGAAGACAACCGGATACAGGAAATTACTTCCATCGAAGACCTGATATTTCTGGCCAGCCAAATACTAGATTCCAATGAGCTATACCACTTCGACCTTTTCCTGAATGCGTTGGTAGAATGGAATGAGCAACTGGAAGCGAAACATATCACCCAATGGACACCTGTTCTTCAACGTGCCTATAAGTTACTTATCAATGGCGGAAGTTCACGCAACGGAATATTGGATTCTATGATGGCAACGTTCCTTATCGACTACGCAAAACTATTAATCAAGCGTTTCCCTGTAGAAGCAAAAGAACTGAGCACCCTGCACGAGAAAATGGTGCAGAAAGACGAACTTCAGAAAGGTCAGTGGAGATATCGCAATCTGCAGAGAATAACCATCCGCCAAAAGAGTAATAAAAGAACGGAATTTCCTATTCACAAACAATTACTGTACCGGACATTAGACCTTTTGGAAAGTAACGAGAACCGACTTCCCATGCTATCCACTCCTACGCATATGCCTGCATTTATTGACCCCATAGTTCTGATAAAAAGACTCGGACAATATCAGCAGGCCAATGCCGAACCGGACGATATAGATATGCAGATAGCCCTGTCGAGGATGGCATTGAATAATTATCCCTCGCAAGACTTTCCGACTGTTCTTCAGGAACTGAAAGGGGAATACCAAAGTTTGTTTTCCTTCTTGATAGGAGCAAAAGATGCAGTACCACAAGCTCCCTTCGCCCATCCTTCATGGTGGATGACAGCAGGATTGATCAAATCACCGGAGACGGTTTATACTGAATTTAAAGATTTCTCTTATAGCAAAAGCTCACGCGAATTTCTGACGGGAAACTTCTCATGGTGGACTTTCCAAACCCCTCATTCATATACTGATTATCACAACAAAGTAGTCAACTGGACATCTTCAACCCTTAGTTTCAATGTTCCGGAAGGAGAGAACATCCACATCGTCAACAAAGGAAAGTATGATGAGAGAGTGAGTTATCACTCGTATGATCCGCATCCGCTACTGGTGGAAATGTATTCACAGATAGAACGTTATGACGATATACAAAACGATCTGCCCCGCCTTGTATGGCTGGCTCCCAATACACCGGAACCATTGTTTGTATGGTGCATCCGCTGTGCCATTTATGATCCGATGCTAAATGAAGTGAGAGAAGTTGGTATCACCCAAGCCACCATAGAGGCACTCCACCAATTAAGGCACGAATGGCATGAGACCTCTTATCTGCTGGAAGCGAGTTGTATGCTGGTAGCCGACAAGACTTCCCGTTCTTATGCCGCCGGAATATGGACGGACCGTGTCAACACAGGATGTATAGACAGTGCACGTATCGGCAGGATACTGGGTTCGCACCAACGTACCGGATGGGGACCTCTGAAAAGACTTACCGACTTGATACAACAGCAAATGATAAACGTCAGCCCACTACACAACCGGGAACTGGAGCTGCTACTTACATCACTGATTGCCGAACTTCCGGAACAGCCTGTCAAGGAACTGAAGAAGCTGCTGGAAATATATTCGGAACTGCTGTCTGTCAATAACAGCAGAGTAACGGATGAACGTATTCTGCAACTACTCGAAATATGGAAGAATACGGCCAATCTAAAAAAAGTAATAGTCAGTATCAACCGCTGA
- a CDS encoding M15 family metallopeptidase, protein MMMLKYSLFVFCFLLAGYSCVSGHKETKTSAETEITYTDSMCAGLGDTSPEGTASDCTSLAHADSIDADSIYTSPSQKNESASTLIPRHQKSPMALYMDSLRLINIAELDNSIAISLMYTKADNFTGEILYDDLSEAYLHPHAAYALLKAQEALKVLHPSYSLIIYDAARPMSVQRKMWDVVKGTSKYRYVSNPNRGGGLHNYGLAVDISIQDSLGRPLPMGTKVDHLGVEAHITEEGELIRNGKITETERQNRILLRKVMKAAGFRALPSEWWHFNFCSREEARKKYNVIP, encoded by the coding sequence ATGATGATGCTGAAATATAGTTTATTTGTCTTTTGCTTTCTGCTGGCAGGGTATTCCTGCGTATCGGGGCATAAGGAGACAAAGACATCTGCAGAGACCGAAATAACGTACACAGACTCTATGTGCGCAGGACTCGGAGATACAAGCCCCGAAGGTACAGCATCCGACTGTACATCCCTTGCTCATGCGGACTCCATTGATGCAGATTCTATTTATACATCCCCCTCGCAGAAAAATGAATCCGCCAGTACACTGATTCCAAGGCATCAGAAAAGCCCGATGGCTCTTTACATGGATTCTCTGAGACTAATAAATATAGCGGAGCTGGACAACAGCATCGCCATCAGCCTAATGTACACAAAAGCGGATAACTTCACCGGAGAAATTCTTTATGACGACCTGTCCGAAGCCTATCTGCATCCTCATGCGGCGTATGCCCTCTTAAAAGCACAAGAAGCACTGAAGGTACTGCATCCATCTTACAGTCTCATTATTTACGACGCTGCACGTCCGATGTCGGTACAGAGAAAAATGTGGGATGTGGTCAAAGGAACTTCCAAATACAGATATGTCTCCAATCCCAACCGTGGAGGCGGACTTCATAATTACGGCCTGGCGGTAGACATCAGCATTCAGGACTCGCTGGGGCGACCGTTGCCTATGGGCACAAAGGTAGATCATCTTGGAGTAGAAGCGCACATCACCGAAGAAGGCGAACTGATACGCAACGGAAAAATCACCGAAACAGAACGTCAGAACCGGATATTATTGAGGAAAGTAATGAAAGCCGCCGGATTCCGTGCATTGCCCAGCGAATGGTGGCATTTCAACTTCTGCAGCCGGGAAGAAGCCCGGAAGAAATACAACGTAATACCATAA